In Candidatus Methylomirabilota bacterium, a genomic segment contains:
- a CDS encoding FAD-dependent oxidoreductase, producing LTERAVYLSSDSDERMIFVIPWRDFSLVGTTDTDFDGDPDRLWATRGEVEYLLAAVRRVLPDPRVSLEHVAYTYAGVRPLAFEEGAAASRVSRDHRVVLEGNEGRLMSVTGTKLTCFRSLAEEVGDLVAARLQRRQPSVSARLSLDGLDEDVAKLEARAWLDVSAEMAATGLPRDTLQILVDTYGRGYTRVLELAKKFPDGAERLCPSNPEIVAQLHQAVREEMAVSLQDFLIRRTAIGQSLCQGLDCAESIGRRMADVAGWSSRRLSAELEAYQKYVDRSHRFRQAAS from the coding sequence CTGACCGAGCGGGCGGTGTATCTCTCGTCGGACTCCGACGAGCGGATGATCTTCGTGATTCCATGGCGCGACTTCTCGCTGGTCGGCACCACCGACACGGACTTCGACGGCGATCCCGACCGCCTGTGGGCCACCCGCGGCGAGGTGGAGTACCTGCTCGCAGCGGTGCGCCGCGTCCTGCCCGACCCGCGCGTCTCGCTCGAGCACGTGGCCTACACCTACGCGGGGGTGCGCCCGCTCGCTTTCGAAGAAGGCGCCGCCGCGTCCAGGGTCTCGCGCGATCACCGCGTGGTGCTGGAGGGCAACGAGGGACGGCTCATGTCGGTGACCGGCACCAAGCTCACCTGCTTCCGCAGCCTCGCCGAGGAGGTGGGCGACCTCGTGGCGGCGCGGTTGCAGCGGCGCCAGCCCTCGGTCTCCGCCCGGCTGAGCCTCGACGGGCTCGACGAGGATGTGGCGAAGCTCGAGGCCCGCGCCTGGCTCGACGTCTCCGCGGAGATGGCGGCCACCGGCCTGCCCCGCGACACTTTGCAGATCCTCGTGGACACCTACGGCCGGGGCTACACGCGGGTGCTCGAGCTCGCCAAGAAGTTCCCCGACGGCGCCGAGCGGCTGTGCCCGTCCAATCCCGAGATCGTCGCCCAGCTCCACCAGGCGGTGCGGGAGGAGATGGCGGTGTCGCTCCAGGACTTCCTCATCCGCCGCACCGCCATCGGCCAGAGCCTCTGCCAGGGCCTCGACTGCGCGGAGTCCATCGGCCGGCGCATGGCCGACGTCGCCGGCTGGTCCTCGCGCCGGCTGAGCGCCGAGCTCGAGGCTTACCAGAAGTACGTCGACCGCTCTCACCGCTTCCGCCAGGCCGCGTCATAG